From the Streptomyces nigrescens genome, one window contains:
- a CDS encoding MarR family winged helix-turn-helix transcriptional regulator → MPSPEPTVSTTNLAEQLVRLTRRMHRAQKHHLAHLDIAFTPAQSRLLRIVDHYRDAPPRMADLAERLEVVPRAVTTLVDALETHGAVRRVPDPANRRVIRIELTDTGRSTLRALRSARRAAAEEILAPLTADQREVLGGLLSTLVDGPGAPH, encoded by the coding sequence ATGCCCTCCCCCGAGCCGACGGTCAGCACCACGAACCTCGCCGAGCAGCTGGTACGGCTGACCCGCCGGATGCACCGCGCCCAGAAGCACCATCTGGCACACCTGGACATCGCCTTCACCCCCGCGCAGTCCCGGCTCCTGCGGATCGTCGACCACTACCGCGACGCCCCGCCGCGGATGGCCGACCTCGCCGAGCGGCTGGAGGTCGTCCCACGGGCGGTGACCACGCTGGTGGACGCGCTGGAGACCCATGGCGCGGTGCGCCGGGTGCCCGATCCGGCCAACCGGCGGGTGATCCGGATCGAGCTCACCGACACCGGCCGTTCCACACTGCGGGCGTTGCGCAGCGCACGGCGGGCCGCGGCGGAGGAGATCCTGGCACCGCTCACCGCCGATCAGCGCGAGGTGCTCGGCGGACTGCTGTCCACCCTGGTCGACGGGCCGGGGGCCCCGCACTGA
- a CDS encoding FAD-binding and (Fe-S)-binding domain-containing protein — translation MPLLEPDPETLRPTATGGPAHDRVAGPWASGTPEPLRGELIALLGADKVLHKISDLVRYASDASPYRFVPQVVVVAEDLDDISAVFSYAHGKGRKVVFRAAGTSLNGQAQGEDILVDVRRHWSGLQVLDNGARARIRPGTTVLRANTTLARYGRLLGPDPASAVACTLGGVVANNASGMTAGTTRNSYRTLASVTLVLPSGTIVDTAEPDADAELAHAEPALCAGLLALKAEIEADPDLVARIRAKYEIKNTNGYRLDAFLDGATPVEILRGLVVGSEGTLGFVAETVFDTLPLDRYTSSALLFFPTLGAAAAAVPRFNAAGARAVELMDGNTLRASVRVAGVPADWAALPKESTALLVEFRAPDEAGREAYERAAAQVLTELELVAPVPSVINAFTRDPGAIGGYWKARKAFVTAVGGSRPPGTTLITEDFAVPPARLAEACTALLELQSRHGFDAAVAGHAAHGNLHFLLAFDAAKPAEVDRYAAFMDEFCRLTVQRFDGSLKAEHATGRNIAPFLELEWGPRATELMWRIKETVDPHGILAPRVLLDRDPRAHLRGLKTIPRVEARADPCIECGFCEPACPSGDLTTTPRQRIVLRREMLRQPAGSPVTTELLDAYGYDAVDTCAGDSVCKLACPVGIDTGALMKDFRHRRHTPREEWVAAQAARQFKAVEKAARLAVAAADRIGDRLLMSVTGAARRAVRPDLVPEWLPRIPGAAPRTRPATRRAGAAAVYYPACVNRIFGPPAGFHGLPLPEAVVAVSRRAGRPVWIPPEVAGTCCATIWHSKGYERGTALMANRIVEAAWGWTAGGRLPLVVDASSCTLGIAHEVVPYLTPGNRTLHAGLTVVDSLVWAAEELLPRLEIVRTVGSAVLHPTCAMQHLGDGTPLRRVAEACAREVVVPDDVGCCAFAGDRGMLHKELTESATAKEAAEVTARHFDAHLSANRMCEVGMDHATAGRGYYSALQALELATRPA, via the coding sequence ATGCCCCTGCTGGAGCCGGACCCCGAGACCCTGCGGCCCACCGCCACCGGCGGCCCGGCCCACGACCGGGTGGCCGGCCCGTGGGCGTCCGGCACCCCCGAGCCGCTGCGCGGTGAGCTGATCGCGCTGCTCGGCGCGGACAAGGTGCTCCACAAGATCTCCGACCTGGTCCGCTACGCCTCCGACGCCAGCCCGTACCGCTTCGTCCCGCAGGTCGTGGTGGTGGCCGAGGACCTCGACGACATCTCCGCGGTCTTCTCCTACGCGCACGGCAAGGGCCGCAAGGTCGTCTTCCGGGCCGCCGGGACCTCGCTCAACGGCCAGGCGCAGGGCGAGGACATCCTCGTCGACGTCCGCCGGCACTGGTCGGGCCTCCAGGTGCTCGACAACGGGGCCCGCGCCCGCATCCGGCCGGGCACCACCGTGCTGCGCGCCAACACCACCCTGGCCCGCTACGGGCGGCTGCTCGGGCCCGATCCGGCCAGCGCCGTCGCCTGCACCCTGGGCGGAGTGGTCGCCAACAACGCCTCCGGGATGACGGCCGGCACCACCCGAAACTCCTACCGGACGCTGGCCTCGGTCACCCTCGTGCTGCCGTCGGGCACGATCGTGGACACCGCGGAACCGGACGCCGACGCGGAGCTGGCGCACGCCGAACCGGCGCTGTGCGCGGGCCTGCTGGCGCTGAAGGCGGAGATCGAGGCGGATCCGGACCTGGTGGCCAGGATCCGCGCCAAGTACGAGATCAAGAACACCAACGGCTACCGCCTGGACGCCTTCCTCGACGGCGCGACACCGGTGGAGATCCTGCGCGGGCTGGTGGTCGGCTCCGAGGGCACCCTCGGCTTCGTGGCCGAGACCGTCTTCGACACCCTGCCGCTGGACCGGTACACCTCCAGCGCGCTGCTGTTCTTCCCGACGCTCGGTGCCGCGGCCGCGGCCGTACCGCGGTTCAACGCGGCGGGCGCGCGGGCCGTGGAGCTGATGGACGGCAACACGCTGCGCGCCTCGGTGCGCGTGGCCGGGGTGCCCGCGGACTGGGCGGCGCTGCCCAAGGAGAGCACCGCCCTGCTGGTGGAGTTCCGGGCGCCCGACGAGGCCGGCCGGGAGGCGTACGAACGGGCCGCGGCGCAGGTGCTGACGGAACTGGAACTGGTCGCGCCGGTCCCGTCCGTCATCAATGCCTTCACCCGGGACCCGGGGGCGATCGGCGGCTACTGGAAGGCCCGTAAGGCGTTCGTGACGGCGGTGGGCGGCTCCCGGCCGCCCGGGACGACGCTGATCACCGAGGACTTCGCGGTGCCGCCGGCCCGGCTCGCCGAGGCCTGTACGGCCCTGCTGGAGCTGCAGTCCCGGCACGGTTTCGACGCGGCGGTGGCGGGCCACGCCGCACACGGCAATCTGCACTTCCTGCTCGCCTTCGACGCGGCGAAGCCGGCCGAGGTGGACCGCTACGCCGCGTTCATGGACGAGTTCTGCCGGCTGACCGTCCAGCGCTTCGACGGGTCGCTGAAGGCGGAGCACGCCACCGGCCGGAACATCGCGCCGTTCCTGGAGCTCGAATGGGGCCCCCGGGCAACGGAGTTGATGTGGCGGATCAAGGAGACCGTGGACCCGCACGGCATCCTGGCGCCGCGCGTCCTGCTCGACCGCGACCCGCGGGCGCATCTGCGCGGGCTGAAGACCATCCCCCGGGTCGAGGCGCGCGCCGACCCGTGCATCGAATGCGGCTTCTGCGAACCGGCCTGCCCCAGCGGGGACCTGACCACCACACCCCGCCAGCGGATCGTGCTGCGCCGCGAGATGCTGCGCCAGCCGGCCGGCTCCCCCGTCACCACCGAGCTGCTGGACGCCTACGGCTATGACGCGGTGGACACCTGTGCCGGCGACTCGGTCTGCAAACTGGCCTGCCCGGTGGGGATCGACACCGGCGCGCTGATGAAGGACTTCCGGCACCGGCGCCACACTCCGCGCGAGGAGTGGGTCGCCGCGCAGGCCGCCCGGCAGTTCAAGGCCGTCGAGAAGGCGGCGCGGCTGGCGGTGGCCGCCGCCGACCGGATCGGCGACCGGCTGCTGATGTCGGTGACCGGCGCCGCCCGCAGGGCCGTACGCCCCGACCTGGTGCCCGAGTGGCTGCCGCGGATTCCCGGCGCGGCGCCCCGGACGCGGCCCGCGACCCGGAGGGCGGGAGCGGCCGCGGTCTACTACCCGGCATGTGTGAACCGGATCTTCGGCCCGCCTGCCGGATTTCACGGTCTGCCCCTGCCCGAGGCGGTGGTGGCGGTGTCGCGGCGGGCGGGCCGGCCGGTGTGGATCCCGCCGGAGGTGGCCGGTACCTGCTGCGCCACGATCTGGCACTCCAAGGGGTACGAGCGCGGCACCGCGCTGATGGCCAACCGGATCGTCGAGGCGGCCTGGGGCTGGACGGCCGGCGGGCGGCTGCCGCTGGTGGTGGACGCGTCCTCGTGCACGCTGGGCATCGCCCATGAGGTCGTTCCGTATCTGACGCCCGGCAATCGCACGCTGCATGCCGGGCTGACGGTCGTCGACTCGCTCGTCTGGGCCGCCGAGGAGCTGCTGCCCCGTCTGGAGATCGTGCGTACGGTCGGCTCGGCGGTGCTCCATCCCACCTGCGCCATGCAGCACTTGGGCGACGGGACACCGCTGCGCCGGGTCGCCGAGGCCTGTGCGCGGGAGGTCGTGGTGCCGGACGACGTGGGCTGCTGTGCGTTCGCCGGTGACCGGGGGATGCTGCACAAGGAGCTGACCGAGTCGGCCACCGCGAAGGAGGCGGCCGAGGTGACCGCCCGGCACTTCGACGCGCATCTGTCGGCGAACCGGATGTGCGAGGTCGGGATGGACCATGCGACGGCGGGCCGGGGCTACTACTCGGCCCTCCAGGCGCTGGAGTTGGCCACCCGGCCCGCTTGA